Proteins encoded together in one Drosophila albomicans strain 15112-1751.03 chromosome 2R, ASM965048v2, whole genome shotgun sequence window:
- the LOC117576240 gene encoding fatty acyl-CoA reductase wat-like isoform X1, with the protein MTSAIQSFYKNKTILITGGSGFLGKVTIEKLLRSTEVKRIYVLIRTKKGQEPQERIAGWKDEPFFSVLLESKPDIMKKLVPIAGDIATQDMGISLSDRELLIKEVQVVFNGAATTRFTERLHVALDTNTRPTRTLLQLAREMSRLEAFIHVSTAYCNCISFHIEERFYPEHLNCNADQALGLREVLGDKLTSEAAPVLMDKFPNTYTFTKALSEQIIERESGDLPVAVFRPGIVVNTYKEPVEGWIMNPYGGPLLHHAAALGTVRTVLLNPVSNANILPVDYSVNMMLALGWHTAAEAAVRKKNAIAAPPPPIYNYVASESNKLMWGEYMKKVLALGNEFPLEGIKWFPFLICTANIWMFRLLGFFFHYVPGFFMDLVLQFRGQKPFIVKLYQKNHRQMEVLSHFGNNIWRFTTANTNQLWNIMSSVDREVFVFDMVTMNWKDFLIKTTSGMRVYMAKQPITPESIARGRKARSRFFILHNLVKYSFSMLIAFVLWKLFRCLLNV; encoded by the exons ATGACCTCTGCAATACAATCCTTCTACAAGAACAAGACCATTCTGATTACAGGTGGCAGTGGATTTTTGGGAAAAG TGACCATTGAGAAGCTTCTCCGCTCGACGGAAGTGAAGCGGATCTATGTGTTGATCAGGACGAAGAAGGGTCAAGAGCCTCAGGAACGCATTGCAGGCTGGAAGGATGAACCT TTCTTTAGTGTTCTGCTCGAATCCAAGCCGGATATAATGAAGAAACTGGTGCCCATAGCAGGAGACATTGCTACACAAGATATGGGCATCAGTCTTTCGGATAGGGAACTTCTCATTAAGGAGGTCCAAGTGGTGTTCAATGGAGCAGCAACTACTCGCTTCACGGAGCGACTGCACGTGGCTTTGGACACCAACACACGGCCAACTCGGACATTGTTGCAGCTGGCCAGGGAAATGAGTCGCCTGGAGGCTTTTATTCATGTTTCCACAGCCTACTGTAACTGCATTAGCTTTCACATCGAGGAACGCTTTTACCCTGAGCACTTGAATTGTAATGCCGATCAGGCCTTGGGCCTGCGAGAGGTTCTAGGAGATAAGTTGACAAGTGAAGCTGCACCCGTCCTGATGGACAAGTTTCCCAACACTTATACTTTTACGAAAGCTCTGTCGGAGCAAATTATTGAGCGCGAGTCGGGCGATCTGCCCGTGGCTGTCTTTCGACCGGGTATCG TTGTTAACACCTATAAGGAACCTGTTGAGGGTTGGATAATGAATCCGTATGGTGGCCCACTGCTTCACCACGCTGCTGCTTTAGGTACTGTGCGTACCGTACTACTAAACCCTGTTAGTAACGCCAATATCCTGCCCGTCGACTACTCCGTCAACATGATGCTTGCTCTTGGCTGGCACACGGCAGCAGAGGCCGCTGTTCGAAAAAAGAATGCGATTGCTGCTCCCCCACCGCCCATCTACAACTACGTGGCCAGTGAAAGCAATAAGCTGATGTGGGGGGAGTACATGAAGAAAGTGTTGGCGCTTGGAAATGAGTTTCCGCTGGAGGGCATAAAGTGGTTTCCCTTCTTGATCTGTACCGCAAATATTTGGATGTTCCGACTGCTCGGCTTCTTCTTTCATTATGTGCCCGGCTTCTTTATGGACCTCGTTTTACAATTCAGGGGCCAGAAGCCGTTTATCGTTAAGCTGTACCAGAAGAATCACAGGCAAATGGAGGTTCTGTCACATTTCGGCAATAATATCTGGAGATTTACGACGGCCAATACAAATCAACTGTGGAACATTATGTCATCAGTGGATCGAGAGGTATTCGTGTTCGACATGGTCACGATGAACTGGAAGGATTTCTTGATCAAAACCACATCAGGCATGCGAGTCTATATGGCCAAGCAACCAATCACCCCAGAATCTATAGCACGAGGTCGCAAGGCTCGATCACG CTTCTTCATTCTACATAATCTGGTGAAGTACAGCTTTTCTATGTTGATCGCCTTCGTATTGTGGAAGCTGTTTCGCTGCCTGCTTAATGTCTAG
- the LOC117576240 gene encoding fatty acyl-CoA reductase wat-like isoform X4, whose protein sequence is MTSAIQSFYKNKTILITGGSGFLGKVTIEKLLRSTEVKRIYVLIRTKKGQEPQERIAGWKDEPFFSVLLESKPDIMKKLVPIAGDIATQDMGISLSDRELLIKEVQVVFNGAATTRFTERLHVALDTNTRPTRTLLQLAREMSRLEAFIHVSTAYCNCISFHIEERFYPEHLNCNADQALGLREVLGDKLTNEAASVLMGKFPNTYTFTKALSEQILEHESGDLPVAIFRPGIVVSTYKEPIEGWVASPVGCTMLLFAVAMGAVRTAMVDIYSNANIVPVDYCVNLMLAIGWHTAEEAAVRKKNAIAAPPPPIYNHVPSESNKLLWGEYRDNSEALGDDFPLEEMKWFPFLHCTANPWVFRLLAFFYHYLPAFFADLVLQFRGQKAHIVKLYQKIHTQMEVMTWFCINNWSFTTHNVDQLWSIMSPADRNVFEFDMASVNWKDLFYKSMGGMRAYVAKEGNTPGIYKAGSHS, encoded by the exons ATGACCTCTGCAATACAATCCTTCTACAAGAACAAGACCATTCTGATTACAGGTGGCAGTGGATTTTTGGGAAAAG TGACCATTGAGAAGCTTCTCCGCTCGACGGAAGTGAAGCGGATCTATGTGTTGATCAGGACGAAGAAGGGTCAAGAGCCTCAGGAACGCATTGCAGGCTGGAAGGATGAACCT TTCTTTAGTGTTCTGCTCGAATCCAAGCCGGATATAATGAAGAAACTGGTGCCCATAGCAGGAGACATTGCTACACAAGATATGGGCATCAGTCTTTCGGATAGGGAACTTCTCATTAAGGAGGTCCAAGTGGTGTTCAATGGAGCAGCAACTACTCGCTTCACGGAGCGACTGCACGTGGCTTTGGACACCAACACACGGCCAACTCGGACATTGTTGCAGCTGGCCAGGGAAATGAGTCGCCTGGAGGCTTTTATTCATGTTTCCACAGCCTACTGTAACTGCATTAGCTTTCACATCGAGGAACGCTTTTACCCTGAGCACTTGAATTGTAATGCCGATCAGGCCTTGGGCCTGCGAGAG GTTCTGGGAGATAAGTTGACAAATGAGGCTGCATCCGTCTTGATGGGCAAGTTTCCCAACACTTACACGTTTACCAAAGCGCTGTCGGAGCAGATTCTCGAGCACGAGTCGGGCGATCTGCCCGTGGCTATCTTTCGACCGGGTATCG TTGTTAGCACCTACAAAGAACCTATTGAGGGATGGGTGGCGAGTCCGGTTGGTTGCACAATGCTGCTCTTCGCTGTTGCAATGGGTGCTGTGCGCACCGCAATGGTAGACATTTATAGTAACGCCAATATCGTGCCCGTCGACTACTGCGTCAACCTGATGCTTGCTATTGGCTGGCACACGGCAGAAGAGGCCGCAGTTCGAAAGAAGAATGCAATTGCTGCTCCCCCACCGCCCATCTACAATCATGTGCCCAGTGAAAGCAATAAGCTATTGTGGGGGGAGTACAGAGATAACTCGGAGGCTCTTGGGGATGATTTTCCTCTGGAGGAAATGAAGTGGTTTCCCTTCTTGCACTGCACGGCAAACCCTTGGGTGTTCCGATTGCTCGCCTTCTTCTATCATTATCTACCTGCCTTCTTTGCAGACCTCGTCTTGCAATTTAGGGGCCAGAAGGCGCATATCGTTAAGCTGTACCAGAAGATCCACACGCAGATGGAAGTGATGACATGGTTCTGCATCAATAACTGGAGTTTTACGACGCACAACGTCGACCAGTTGTGGAGCATTATGTCACCAGCAGATCGGAATGTATTCGAGTTCGACATGGCATCGGTGAACTGGAAAGATTTGTTTTACAAGTCCATGGGCGGCATGCGAGCCTATGTAGCCAAGGAAGGAAACACCCCCGGAATCTATAAAGCGGGGTCGCATTCTTAG
- the LOC117576247 gene encoding glutathione S-transferase D7 isoform X1: protein MNQTERIVTEFVYCLLVSGGKMTAPVLYYLPPSPPCRSILLLAKMLGLEFELKIVNILEGEQLKPEFVAMNPQHCLPTMNDEGLVLWESRAILSYLVAAYGKSDELYPTDIRVRALVDQRLQFDLGTLYQRLTDYYFPTMFIGAPLDEGKRARLTEAVGWLNVILEGREFAAADHFTIADLTLLVTVSQLEAFGLELKPYKHVRAWLERCKEHMTPYDYEELNGSKAILLADMFKAKMNLSTPST, encoded by the exons ATGAACCAAACCGAACGCATTGTAACCGAGTTTGTCTATTGCCTTCTTGTTAGCGGGGGCAAGATGACCGCGCCTGTTCTCTACTATCTGCCCCCGAGTCCTCCCTGCCGGAGCATTCTGTTGCTGGCCAAGATGCTCGGACTGGAGTTCGAGCTAAAGATTGTCAACATTCTGGAGGGGGAGCAGCTTAAGCCGGAATTTGTGGCCATGAACCCGCAGCACTGTCTGCCCACCATGAACGACGAGGGTCTCGTGCTCTGGGAGAG TCGCGCTATTCTCTCGTACTTGGTGGCGGCCTATGGCAAAAGTGATGAGCTCTATCCAACCGACATTCGAGTTCGCGCCTTGGTTGATCAGCGATTGCAGTTTGATCTAGGAACTTTATACCAGCGCCTCACCGATTACTAT TTCCCAACCATGTTTATTGGCGCTCCTCTCGACGAGGGCAAGCGAGCCCGGCTAACTGAAGCTGTTGGCTGGTTGAATGTCATTTTGGAAGGTCGCGAATTTGCTGCCGCGGATCACTTTACCATTGCTGATCTTACTTTGTTGGTCACAGTGTCACAACTGGAAGCCTTTGGCCTTGAGCTGAAACCCTACAAACATGTTCGTGCCTGGCTGGAACGCTGCAAGGAGCACATGACGCCCTACGACTACGAGGAACTAAACGGTAGCAAGGCCATTTTGCTGGCTGATATGTTCAAGGCCAAAATGAATCTCTCGACTCCCAGCACCTGA
- the LOC117576240 gene encoding fatty acyl-CoA reductase wat-like isoform X2 gives MTSAIQSFYKNKTILITGGSGFLGKVTIEKLLRSTEVKRIYVLIRTKKGQEPQERIAGWKDEPFFSVLLESKPDIMKKLVPIAGDIATQDMGISLSDRELLIKEVQVVFNGAATTRFTERLHVALDTNTRPTRTLLQLAREMSRLEAFIHVSTAYCNCISFHIEERFYPEHLNCNADQALGLREVLGDKLTSEAAPVLMDKFPNTYTFTKALSEQIIERESGDLPVAVFRPGIVVNTYKEPVEGWIMNPYGGPLLHHAAALGTVRTVLLNPVSNANILPVDYSVNMMLALGWHTAAEAAVRKKNAIAAPPPPIYNYVASESNKLMWGEYMKKVLALGNEFPLEGIKWFPFLICTANIWMFRLLGFFFHYVPGFFMDLVLQFRGQKPFIVKLYQKNHRQMEVLSHFGNNIWRFTTANTNQLWNIMSSVDREVFVFDMVTMNWKDFLIKTTSGMRVYMAKQPITPESIARGRKARSRFFILHNLVKYSFSMLIAFVLWKLFRCLLNV, from the exons TGACCATTGAGAAGCTTCTCCGCTCGACGGAAGTGAAGCGGATCTATGTGTTGATCAGGACGAAGAAGGGTCAAGAGCCTCAGGAACGCATTGCAGGCTGGAAGGATGAACCT TTCTTTAGTGTTCTGCTCGAATCCAAGCCGGATATAATGAAGAAACTGGTGCCCATAGCAGGAGACATTGCTACACAAGATATGGGCATCAGTCTTTCGGATAGGGAACTTCTCATTAAGGAGGTCCAAGTGGTGTTCAATGGAGCAGCAACTACTCGCTTCACGGAGCGACTGCACGTGGCTTTGGACACCAACACACGGCCAACTCGGACATTGTTGCAGCTGGCCAGGGAAATGAGTCGCCTGGAGGCTTTTATTCATGTTTCCACAGCCTACTGTAACTGCATTAGCTTTCACATCGAGGAACGCTTTTACCCTGAGCACTTGAATTGTAATGCCGATCAGGCCTTGGGCCTGCGAGAGGTTCTAGGAGATAAGTTGACAAGTGAAGCTGCACCCGTCCTGATGGACAAGTTTCCCAACACTTATACTTTTACGAAAGCTCTGTCGGAGCAAATTATTGAGCGCGAGTCGGGCGATCTGCCCGTGGCTGTCTTTCGACCGGGTATCG TTGTTAACACCTATAAGGAACCTGTTGAGGGTTGGATAATGAATCCGTATGGTGGCCCACTGCTTCACCACGCTGCTGCTTTAGGTACTGTGCGTACCGTACTACTAAACCCTGTTAGTAACGCCAATATCCTGCCCGTCGACTACTCCGTCAACATGATGCTTGCTCTTGGCTGGCACACGGCAGCAGAGGCCGCTGTTCGAAAAAAGAATGCGATTGCTGCTCCCCCACCGCCCATCTACAACTACGTGGCCAGTGAAAGCAATAAGCTGATGTGGGGGGAGTACATGAAGAAAGTGTTGGCGCTTGGAAATGAGTTTCCGCTGGAGGGCATAAAGTGGTTTCCCTTCTTGATCTGTACCGCAAATATTTGGATGTTCCGACTGCTCGGCTTCTTCTTTCATTATGTGCCCGGCTTCTTTATGGACCTCGTTTTACAATTCAGGGGCCAGAAGCCGTTTATCGTTAAGCTGTACCAGAAGAATCACAGGCAAATGGAGGTTCTGTCACATTTCGGCAATAATATCTGGAGATTTACGACGGCCAATACAAATCAACTGTGGAACATTATGTCATCAGTGGATCGAGAGGTATTCGTGTTCGACATGGTCACGATGAACTGGAAGGATTTCTTGATCAAAACCACATCAGGCATGCGAGTCTATATGGCCAAGCAACCAATCACCCCAGAATCTATAGCACGAGGTCGCAAGGCTCGATCACG CTTCTTCATTCTACATAATCTGGTGAAGTACAGCTTTTCTATGTTGATCGCCTTCGTATTGTGGAAGCTGTTTCGCTGCCTGCTTAATGTCTAG
- the LOC117573743 gene encoding calmodulin: MSMDPTVSLEDLERRRRRASSARKASQTSQPSSQPETESEAMAVINEIFNPRLKLPESTGYYKLPEQMSADDQVSAQDLDIAKLAELKEVFTLFDTDCDGLISKDDLRFTYMALGNEPNEQLLEQMMQEAQEPLDYEAFVQLMCRRTLELDPEDVLLEAWSKWDDHGTGKIDERKIYEELVNYGDKMTDSEAKEALSHAPMAKPKTLEEPPMIDYPAFCRMLGGMRKRKNP; the protein is encoded by the exons ATGTCTATGGATCCTACGGTGTCGTTGGAGGATCTGGAACGC CGGCGTCGTCGTGCCAGCTCAGCCAGGAAAGCATCGCAAACGTCGCAGCCTTCGTCGCAGCCGGAAACGGAGTCGGAAGCCATGGCCGTGATCAATGAAATCTTCAATCCTCGACTTAAATTGCCAGAGAGCACGGGATACTACAAACTTCCGGAGCAGATGAGCGCAGACGATCAAGTTTCGGCACAGGATTTGGACATTGCCAAGCTGGCGGAGCTGAAGGAA GTATTCACACTCTTCGACACGGACTGCGATGGACTGATCTCGAAAGATGACCTGCGGTTCACTTACATGGCTCTGGGCAACGAACCCAACGAGCAGCTACTCGAGCAGATGATGCAGGAGGCCCAGGAGCCCTTGGACTATGAGGCATTTGTGCAGCTAATGTGTCGTCGCACCCTGGAACTCGATCCGGAGGATGTACTACTCGAAGCCTGGAGCAAGTGGGATGATCACGGCACGGGCAAGATCGATGAGAGAAA AATCTACGAGGAACTCGTTAACTATGGTGACAAAATGACTGACAGCGAGGCAAAGGAGGCGCTCAGTCATGCTCCCATGGCTAAGCCCAAAACACTGGAGGAACCTCCCATGATCGACTATCCCGCCTTCTGTCGCATGCTCGGGGGAATGCGTAAACGCAAGAATCCCTAG
- the LOC117576247 gene encoding glutathione S-transferase D7 isoform X2, whose protein sequence is MTAPVLYYLPPSPPCRSILLLAKMLGLEFELKIVNILEGEQLKPEFVAMNPQHCLPTMNDEGLVLWESRAILSYLVAAYGKSDELYPTDIRVRALVDQRLQFDLGTLYQRLTDYYFPTMFIGAPLDEGKRARLTEAVGWLNVILEGREFAAADHFTIADLTLLVTVSQLEAFGLELKPYKHVRAWLERCKEHMTPYDYEELNGSKAILLADMFKAKMNLSTPST, encoded by the exons ATGACCGCGCCTGTTCTCTACTATCTGCCCCCGAGTCCTCCCTGCCGGAGCATTCTGTTGCTGGCCAAGATGCTCGGACTGGAGTTCGAGCTAAAGATTGTCAACATTCTGGAGGGGGAGCAGCTTAAGCCGGAATTTGTGGCCATGAACCCGCAGCACTGTCTGCCCACCATGAACGACGAGGGTCTCGTGCTCTGGGAGAG TCGCGCTATTCTCTCGTACTTGGTGGCGGCCTATGGCAAAAGTGATGAGCTCTATCCAACCGACATTCGAGTTCGCGCCTTGGTTGATCAGCGATTGCAGTTTGATCTAGGAACTTTATACCAGCGCCTCACCGATTACTAT TTCCCAACCATGTTTATTGGCGCTCCTCTCGACGAGGGCAAGCGAGCCCGGCTAACTGAAGCTGTTGGCTGGTTGAATGTCATTTTGGAAGGTCGCGAATTTGCTGCCGCGGATCACTTTACCATTGCTGATCTTACTTTGTTGGTCACAGTGTCACAACTGGAAGCCTTTGGCCTTGAGCTGAAACCCTACAAACATGTTCGTGCCTGGCTGGAACGCTGCAAGGAGCACATGACGCCCTACGACTACGAGGAACTAAACGGTAGCAAGGCCATTTTGCTGGCTGATATGTTCAAGGCCAAAATGAATCTCTCGACTCCCAGCACCTGA